A single Argentina anserina chromosome 7, drPotAnse1.1, whole genome shotgun sequence DNA region contains:
- the LOC126803244 gene encoding SAC3 family protein C isoform X2 translates to MDRRPRRYHSSSSSSSSSSSSRGSRSPSSAGKLQHGAVSDVPPIVGTCTLMCPEAERAQRERLGDLAPFERVNANPALSSPSIAVKKFCRTMTSKQVEPSDVRPPPVLEETLDYLLKLFDSRDYPFEVVHEFLFDRTRSIRQDLSMQCIVGEKAIHMYQKMVKFHIISLHKLRGCSSQNTSPMHHLNMEQLAKTLTSLFNLYDANRHSNSTYENEAEFCSFYVLLHLGSHSQPMGDSLSWWLSHVPSSLIKSKEMQFSRKILRYFRMGNYKRFLSTVSAEASYLQYCIIEPYIDEVRILAVSCINSCGYKLHPYPLSHLSKILIMEESDLESFLKSCGLQICTGEGHNMLLSKQTTFCHPKDGSQNYRFWGMEQFKS, encoded by the exons ATGGATAGACGACCGCGTCGatatcattcttcttcttcttcttcttcttcttcttcttcttctcggGGATCAAGATCCCCCTCCTCCGCCGGCAAACTACAACACGGCGCCGTTTCCGATGTTCCTCCCATAGTCGGCACCTGCACTCTGATGTGCCCAG AAGCAGAAAGAGCACAGCGTGAAAGGCTTGGCGATTTAGCTCCCTTTGAGAGGGTTAATGCCAATCCAGCTCTCTCTTCCCCATCCATTGCAGTTAAAAAA TTTTGCAGAACTATGACTTCCAAACAAGTCGAACCGTCGGATGTTCGGCCGCCGCCTGTGTTGGAGGAGACTTTGGATTACCTCTTGAAGTTGTTCGATTCGAGAGACTATCCTTTTGAAGTGGTTCATGAATTCCTCTTCGACCGGACGAGGTCCATAAGGCAGGATCTGAGCATGCAGTGTATTGTTGGGGAGAAAGCTATTCACATGTATCAGAAAATG GTTAAGTTTCATATAATTTCTCTTCATAAGCTTCGAGGTTGCAGCAGTCAAAATACTTCTCCAATGCATCACCTCAATATGGAGCAGCTTGCAAAGACCTTGACATCTCTATTTAATCTGTATGATGCAAATCGTCATTCCAATTCTACTTATGAAAACGAGGCTGAGTTTTGTTCCTTTTATGTGTTACTTCATCTTGGTTCTCATAGCCAGCCCATG GGGGATTCACTTTCTTGGTGGCTTAGTCACGTGCCTTCTTCGTTAATCAAGTCAAAGGAAATGCAGTTTTCCCGAAAGATTTTACG ATATTTTCGGATGGGTAACTATAAACGTTTCTTAAGTACTGTATCAGCCGAGGCATCTTATCTTCAATACTGCATTATTGAGCCTTATATTGATGAG GTTCGAATTTTAGCCGTGTCCTGCATAAATAGTTGTGGCTACAAGCTTCATCCATATCCTTTGTCGCATTTATCCAAAATCCTGATTATGGAG GAATCAGATTTGGAATCTTTTCTCAAATCCTGTGGTCTTCAAATTTGCACTGGTGAAGGACATAATATGTTGCTCTCTAAGCAAACAACCTTTTGTCACCCCAAGGATGGGTCTCAAAACTACAGGTTTTGGGGCATGGAACAATTTAAGAG TTAA
- the LOC126803244 gene encoding SAC3 family protein C isoform X1, with the protein MDRRPRRYHSSSSSSSSSSSSRGSRSPSSAGKLQHGAVSDVPPIVGTCTLMCPEAERAQRERLGDLAPFERVNANPALSSPSIAVKKFCRTMTSKQVEPSDVRPPPVLEETLDYLLKLFDSRDYPFEVVHEFLFDRTRSIRQDLSMQCIVGEKAIHMYQKMVKFHIISLHKLRGCSSQNTSPMHHLNMEQLAKTLTSLFNLYDANRHSNSTYENEAEFCSFYVLLHLGSHSQPMGDSLSWWLSHVPSSLIKSKEMQFSRKILRYFRMGNYKRFLSTVSAEASYLQYCIIEPYIDEVRILAVSCINSCGYKLHPYPLSHLSKILIMEESDLESFLKSCGLQICTGEGHNMLLSKQTTFCHPKDGSQNYRFWGMEQFKRYLNFF; encoded by the exons ATGGATAGACGACCGCGTCGatatcattcttcttcttcttcttcttcttcttcttcttcttctcggGGATCAAGATCCCCCTCCTCCGCCGGCAAACTACAACACGGCGCCGTTTCCGATGTTCCTCCCATAGTCGGCACCTGCACTCTGATGTGCCCAG AAGCAGAAAGAGCACAGCGTGAAAGGCTTGGCGATTTAGCTCCCTTTGAGAGGGTTAATGCCAATCCAGCTCTCTCTTCCCCATCCATTGCAGTTAAAAAA TTTTGCAGAACTATGACTTCCAAACAAGTCGAACCGTCGGATGTTCGGCCGCCGCCTGTGTTGGAGGAGACTTTGGATTACCTCTTGAAGTTGTTCGATTCGAGAGACTATCCTTTTGAAGTGGTTCATGAATTCCTCTTCGACCGGACGAGGTCCATAAGGCAGGATCTGAGCATGCAGTGTATTGTTGGGGAGAAAGCTATTCACATGTATCAGAAAATG GTTAAGTTTCATATAATTTCTCTTCATAAGCTTCGAGGTTGCAGCAGTCAAAATACTTCTCCAATGCATCACCTCAATATGGAGCAGCTTGCAAAGACCTTGACATCTCTATTTAATCTGTATGATGCAAATCGTCATTCCAATTCTACTTATGAAAACGAGGCTGAGTTTTGTTCCTTTTATGTGTTACTTCATCTTGGTTCTCATAGCCAGCCCATG GGGGATTCACTTTCTTGGTGGCTTAGTCACGTGCCTTCTTCGTTAATCAAGTCAAAGGAAATGCAGTTTTCCCGAAAGATTTTACG ATATTTTCGGATGGGTAACTATAAACGTTTCTTAAGTACTGTATCAGCCGAGGCATCTTATCTTCAATACTGCATTATTGAGCCTTATATTGATGAG GTTCGAATTTTAGCCGTGTCCTGCATAAATAGTTGTGGCTACAAGCTTCATCCATATCCTTTGTCGCATTTATCCAAAATCCTGATTATGGAG GAATCAGATTTGGAATCTTTTCTCAAATCCTGTGGTCTTCAAATTTGCACTGGTGAAGGACATAATATGTTGCTCTCTAAGCAAACAACCTTTTGTCACCCCAAGGATGGGTCTCAAAACTACAGGTTTTGGGGCATGGAACAATTTAAGAGGTATTTAaactttttttaa